The following are from one region of the Oreochromis aureus strain Israel breed Guangdong linkage group 1, ZZ_aureus, whole genome shotgun sequence genome:
- the LOC120435705 gene encoding uncharacterized protein DDB_G0290301-like isoform X2, whose translation MQWTQRNVPVYLRGQQQADERALEKLLLLKQQERDEQYMEEEQVKLKERRERAKQNSFIFPARPLTPPRSIQQHRYMNELQIQRDRRQKFKAQGEQERRFMECLDQIHLTKGVALQQAQQLQRKREKAEQYKRALDTQMSEKKCTEPPDCHPDSSTFSRCEKAACKAESRERAQKIFQVNFSAATERTKELHNHQAQLEKEKEMLRRN comes from the exons ATGCAGTGGACCCAAAGAaatgtaccagtgtacctgagGGGACAGCAGCAGGCAGATGAGAGAGCACTGGAGAAACTCCTATTGCTTAAACAACAAGAGAGGGACGAGCAGTACATGGAGGAAGAACAG GTGAAACTGAAAGAACGGCGTGAAAGAGCGAAGCAG AATTCGTTCATCTTCCCGGCTCGGCCACTCACGCCTCCCAGGAGTATCCAGCAGCATCGTTACATGAACGAGCTTCAGATTCAAAGAGACAGACGACAGAAATTCAAGGCTCAAGGCGAACAGGAACGTCGTTTCATGGAGTGTTTAGACCAGATACATCTGACTAAGGG GGTAGCTTTGCAGCAAGCTCAACAACTCCAACGTAAACGGGAAAAGGCTGAGCAATACAAGAGAGCTCTGGACACCCAG ATGTCTGAAAAGAAGTGCACAGAACCTCCAGATTGCCACCCTGACAGCTCCACGTTCAGCCGCTGCGAGAAAGCAGCGTGCAAAGCAGAAAGCCGCGAAAGGGCACAGAAG ATCTTCCAGGTAAATTTTAGTGCTGCCACCGAGAGAACGAAAGAACTGCACAACCATCAGGCACAGCTGGAGAAGGAAAAGGAGATGCTGAGACGCAATTAA
- the LOC120435705 gene encoding uncharacterized protein DDB_G0290301-like isoform X1, whose protein sequence is MQWTQRNVPVYLRGQQQADERALEKLLLLKQQERDEQYMEEEQVKLKERRERAKQVAAFNLQMSEKELAPLHNSFIFPARPLTPPRSIQQHRYMNELQIQRDRRQKFKAQGEQERRFMECLDQIHLTKGVALQQAQQLQRKREKAEQYKRALDTQMSEKKCTEPPDCHPDSSTFSRCEKAACKAESRERAQKIFQVNFSAATERTKELHNHQAQLEKEKEMLRRN, encoded by the exons ATGCAGTGGACCCAAAGAaatgtaccagtgtacctgagGGGACAGCAGCAGGCAGATGAGAGAGCACTGGAGAAACTCCTATTGCTTAAACAACAAGAGAGGGACGAGCAGTACATGGAGGAAGAACAG GTGAAACTGAAAGAACGGCGTGAAAGAGCGAAGCAGGTGGCTGCATTCAACCTTCAAATGTCAGAGAAGGAGCTGGCTCCGCTTCAT AATTCGTTCATCTTCCCGGCTCGGCCACTCACGCCTCCCAGGAGTATCCAGCAGCATCGTTACATGAACGAGCTTCAGATTCAAAGAGACAGACGACAGAAATTCAAGGCTCAAGGCGAACAGGAACGTCGTTTCATGGAGTGTTTAGACCAGATACATCTGACTAAGGG GGTAGCTTTGCAGCAAGCTCAACAACTCCAACGTAAACGGGAAAAGGCTGAGCAATACAAGAGAGCTCTGGACACCCAG ATGTCTGAAAAGAAGTGCACAGAACCTCCAGATTGCCACCCTGACAGCTCCACGTTCAGCCGCTGCGAGAAAGCAGCGTGCAAAGCAGAAAGCCGCGAAAGGGCACAGAAG ATCTTCCAGGTAAATTTTAGTGCTGCCACCGAGAGAACGAAAGAACTGCACAACCATCAGGCACAGCTGGAGAAGGAAAAGGAGATGCTGAGACGCAATTAA